One genomic region from Novosphingobium sp. 9U encodes:
- a CDS encoding LLM class F420-dependent oxidoreductase, whose amino-acid sequence MKIGLIYPQNELGDPLAVRTIGLAAEELGYDHLLAYDHVLGASHDREPKLWGPYTEKHPFHDPFVMFAYLAGLTHRIELVSGVLILPQRQTALVARQAADLDLLSGERFRLGVGIGWNYVEYDALGQDFSTRGRRMAEQVPLLRRLWSEPLVTFEGEFDRIDRAATLPHPKRQIPIWMGGFADVALRRAARIADGFIFADGAADAFAQLATLDAALRDEGRDGAAFGKQCNMLRPKTPQDVADFALRWRDAGGTHASVNSMGMGFADASAHVTWFETVAAALGGVGLM is encoded by the coding sequence ATGAAGATCGGTCTGATCTATCCGCAGAACGAATTGGGCGACCCGCTTGCCGTGCGCACGATCGGCTTGGCGGCCGAGGAGCTCGGCTACGATCACCTGCTCGCCTATGATCACGTGCTGGGCGCTTCGCACGATCGCGAGCCCAAGCTGTGGGGTCCCTATACGGAGAAGCACCCGTTCCACGATCCCTTCGTCATGTTCGCCTACCTTGCTGGGCTGACGCACCGCATCGAGCTCGTCAGCGGCGTGCTGATCCTGCCGCAGCGGCAGACGGCGCTGGTCGCGCGCCAAGCGGCCGATCTCGACTTGCTAAGCGGCGAGCGGTTCCGTCTCGGCGTCGGCATCGGCTGGAACTATGTCGAGTACGATGCCCTTGGCCAGGATTTCTCGACCCGGGGCCGGCGCATGGCCGAGCAGGTGCCGCTGCTGCGCCGCTTGTGGAGCGAGCCACTGGTGACGTTCGAAGGTGAGTTCGACAGGATCGATCGCGCAGCGACGCTGCCCCATCCCAAGCGGCAGATCCCGATCTGGATGGGTGGCTTCGCCGATGTGGCGCTGCGCCGCGCGGCGCGGATCGCGGACGGCTTCATCTTCGCCGATGGCGCGGCCGACGCCTTCGCGCAACTCGCCACCCTGGATGCGGCTCTGCGCGATGAGGGGCGAGACGGCGCCGCCTTCGGAAAGCAATGCAACATGTTGCGGCCCAAGACTCCTCAGGATGTCGCCGACTTCGCGCTGCGCTGGCGCGACGCCGGCGGTACGCATGCATCGGTCAATTCGATGGGCATGGGCTTTGCCGATGCTTCCGCGCACGTCACCTGGTTCGAGACTGTGGCGGCTGCTCTGGGAGGCGTTGGGCTGATGTGA
- a CDS encoding SRPBCC family protein: MLKSPDGGLRSVPFPIEDPERIPARRYYDQAFYDAEVEHLWPHVWQMACREEQLQDVGDWIEYENVGKSVIVVRTTSGVKAFHNACRHRGVPIAGGTTIGSSHATAHGNCAKSGFVCPFHGWRWNMDGENTLVYGKHLFSDRQLDADDINLIPCRAEVWGGCVWINHDDDAPSVKESLGPVADRLEAHNVQALRAEWAYGTVLPANWKIAMEAFMEGYHVMQTHPQLHKPMEGVYHDPFDPDVVLRKEGSANARRVAVEGVTSQQAVEMQKHHLALLSEGMAGMVHAKEVEIAKSVSHEGLSQDPNLAVPQWYGLVMKHISEGLRQRGEPVPDLLAVAQSDPINAVEFLFPHHFLLPIFSSMSAYRIRPLGPESCFFELWSLTFYPEGQEPDPVMEPIVLPFDSPEFPPIPRQDYSNIPIQQKGLHAKGFEFMRLSKDMEGLISNFQRILDGYLAGLPQEALAKAQHQLGGNFDGPIVELWG; the protein is encoded by the coding sequence ATGCTCAAGTCACCTGATGGCGGCCTCAGGTCCGTGCCCTTCCCGATCGAGGATCCCGAGCGGATCCCGGCGCGGCGCTACTACGACCAGGCGTTCTACGATGCCGAGGTCGAGCATTTGTGGCCGCACGTGTGGCAGATGGCCTGCCGCGAAGAGCAGCTGCAGGATGTGGGCGACTGGATCGAGTACGAGAACGTCGGCAAGTCGGTGATCGTGGTGCGCACGACTTCGGGTGTGAAGGCGTTCCACAACGCCTGCCGCCACCGCGGCGTGCCGATCGCCGGCGGCACCACGATCGGCTCGTCGCATGCGACCGCCCACGGCAACTGCGCCAAGAGCGGCTTCGTCTGCCCCTTCCACGGCTGGCGCTGGAACATGGATGGCGAGAACACGCTGGTCTATGGCAAGCACTTGTTCTCGGACCGCCAGCTCGACGCCGACGACATCAATCTGATCCCCTGCCGTGCCGAAGTCTGGGGCGGCTGCGTGTGGATCAACCACGACGATGACGCGCCCTCGGTGAAGGAGAGCCTGGGGCCCGTTGCCGACCGGCTTGAGGCGCATAACGTGCAGGCTCTGCGCGCGGAGTGGGCTTACGGCACCGTACTGCCGGCCAACTGGAAGATCGCAATGGAGGCCTTCATGGAAGGCTACCACGTGATGCAGACGCACCCGCAGCTGCACAAGCCGATGGAGGGTGTCTACCACGATCCCTTCGATCCGGACGTCGTGCTGCGCAAGGAAGGCTCGGCCAACGCCAGGCGAGTCGCGGTCGAGGGCGTGACGAGCCAGCAGGCGGTGGAGATGCAGAAGCACCACCTCGCTCTCCTCAGCGAGGGCATGGCCGGCATGGTCCACGCCAAGGAAGTCGAGATCGCCAAAAGCGTCTCGCACGAAGGCTTGTCGCAAGATCCCAACCTGGCCGTGCCGCAATGGTATGGCTTGGTGATGAAGCACATCAGCGAGGGCTTGCGCCAGCGTGGCGAGCCGGTGCCCGACTTGCTGGCGGTCGCGCAGTCCGACCCGATCAACGCAGTCGAGTTCCTGTTCCCGCACCACTTCCTGCTGCCGATCTTCTCCAGCATGTCGGCCTATCGCATCCGACCGCTAGGTCCGGAGAGCTGCTTCTTCGAGCTGTGGTCGCTGACCTTCTATCCCGAAGGCCAGGAGCCCGACCCGGTGATGGAGCCAATCGTGCTGCCGTTCGATAGCCCCGAGTTCCCGCCGATTCCGCGGCAGGACTACTCGAACATCCCGATCCAGCAGAAGGGCCTGCATGCCAAGGGTTTCGAGTTCATGCGCCTGTCCAAGGACATGGAAGGCCTGATCAGCAACTTCCAGCGCATCCTGGACGGCTATCTGGCGGGATTGCCGCAGGAGGCACTGGCAAAGGCGCAGCACCAGCTCGGCGGCAATTTCGATGGACCGATTGTGGAGCTGTGGGGTTAG